In Dysidea avara chromosome 3, odDysAvar1.4, whole genome shotgun sequence, a single window of DNA contains:
- the LOC136250396 gene encoding uncharacterized protein, translating into MLQTMAVLAQNAFKFFYCRLVKVLPINNISSDLYSRNLLPGDHKDAIDALHTQKKKAEYFLDHVIRPGVEIGYTKQFDEMLRMMESSDNPLVKFLAGEIEKFIGEEKTSLLNVSHGHFGNFSSLAAASSPPLEVELYKPKTVAKFSKHLNIESAFTRMTSEVESILELKKFSKLRRACIQRINSLGSNLPRSLIPKIQRTHNLDDMLDALAQSPYWNWFDTRLLQALVSASGSPEAEEWLESFKVTFYAEKVTKLIPYVSIKPFKESTNLVEKFDKDPKDLTISELLQHKYKLEYEVLDIDEGDLVLSCIKTGCVELTWQIPSELVYRAYTSMKRKHDEFSSLAVKSLVCEKVDDVVGLPILWRGQEVGEVGPIEPLPEHVRQEPYSLPQGFQWVSLGSNNYEEISVFCYRSTSGHSISIDSFHYVITHPHTRSEWQFGIRTTNGKLVGVVLAYPVCMSIGGVSVMCVHPYIIYPKKYSTKRMWYMLFKELQRRTGLSNINQCICSISSTDTLFKPVITNTSWHCSFTDSTFPNSPRTPGWRKMTSEDVPSALALVNKYSSQFEIGQLFTSEEEFSHHFLYPGVSDSTYVVKNKSNNITDLASYYLRKSDDGCVWAYLTVVSTSSPFKQLIMDTLVCAKDDGAVGVQLLQGKIKSGILSSLAFHTDGDSPPPRLFLYNYKYPEVPQENCFYLIS; encoded by the exons ATGCTACAGACCATGGCCGTTTTAGCTCAAAAcgcatttaaatttttttattgcaGGCTGGTGAAAGTTCTACCGATAAACAACATATCTTCTGATTTATATTCCCGTAATCTTTTACCCGGTGATCACAAGGATGCTATTGATGCTTTACATACACAAAAGAAGAAGGCGGAGTACTTTCTGGACCACGTGATCAGGCCTGGTGTAGAAATTGGATACACGAAACAATTTGATGAAATGTTAAGGATGATGGAGAGTAGTGATAACCCTTTAGTGAAGTTCCTTGCTGGAGAGATTGAGAAGTTCATCGGTGAAGAAAAAACATCACTACTAAATGTGTCACATGGTCACTTTGGTAACTTTTCTTCCTTGGCTGCAG CATCATCACCTCCACTTGAGGTTGAACTCTATAAACCTAAAACAGTTGCAAAGTTTTCAAAACACTTAAACATTGAATCAGCTTTTACCAGAATGACATCAGAGGTTGAAAGTATTTTAGAGTTGAAGAAGTTCTCTAAATTGCGAAGAGCTTGCATTCAAAGAATTAATAGTTTAGGAAGTAATCTTCCCAGAAGTTTAATACCTAAAATACAACGGACACATAATTTGGATGACATGTTGGATGCACTTGCTCAGTCTCCATATTGGAACTGGTTTGACACAAGACTTCTACAGGCTCTTGTGAGTGCATCAGGATCACCTGAGGCTGAAGAATGGTTGGAAAGTTTTAAAGTAACTTTTTATGCTGAAAAGGTCACCAAACTTATTCCTTATGTTAGTATTAAACCATTCAAAGAGTCTACTAATTTGGTTGAGAAGTTTGACAAAGATCCTAAAGATTTGACTATTTCAGAATTACTACAACACAAGTACAAGTTAGAGTATGAAGTGTTGGATATAGATGAAGGAGATTTAGTATTAAGTTGTATTAAAACAGGTTGTGTTGAACTGACATGGCAGATACCATCAGAACTGGTTTACCGAGCATATACTTCAATGAAAAGGAAACATGATGAGTTTTCATCATTAGCAGTCAAGTCTCTAGTCTGTGAGAAAGTAGATGATGTTGTAGGTCTTCCTATTTTGTGGCGTGGACAAGAGGTAGGGGAGGTTGGTCCTATTGAGCCATTACCAGAACATGTTAGACAAGAACCGTACTCTTTACCTCAAGGATTTCAATGGGTTTCGCTGGGTAGTAATAACTATGAAGAGATCTCAGTTTTTTGCTATAGAAGTACATCTGGTCACAGTATTAGTATAGATAGTTTTCATTATGTCATTACACACCCCCACACAAGGAGTGAGTGGCAATTTGGTATCAGAACAACTAATGGTAAACTAGTAGGTGTAGTGTTGGCTTATCCTGTTTGTATGAGTATTGGAGGAGTATCAGTAATGTGTGTTCATCCATATATTATTTATCCAAAGAAGTATAGCACAAAGCGAATGTGGTACATGCTATTCAAAGAGCTACAGAGAAGAACTGGTCTGAGTAATATAAATCAATGTATTTGCTCTATTTCATCTACTGATACATTATTTAAACCTGTGATTACTAACACAAGTTGGCATTGTAGCTTCACTGATTCCACATTTCCCAACTCCCCCAGAACACCTGGTTGGAGGAAAATGACATCAGAAGATGTTCCTAGTGCATTAGCTCTTGTTAACAAGTATTCATCACAGTTTGAGATAGGCCAACTCTTTACTAGTGAAGAAGAATTTTCTCATCATTTTCTGTATCCAGGTGTAAGTGACTCCACTTATGTAGTGAAAAATAAGAGTAATAACATTACTGACCTTGCCTCGTATTACTTGAGAAAGAGTGATGATGGGTGCGTATGGGCATATCTTACAGTGGTGTCCACAAGTTCTCCATTTAAGCAGCTAATAATGGACACTCTGGTTTGTGCAAAAGATGATGGTGCTGTTGGAGTACAACTGCTGCAGGGTAAAATAAAGAGTGGCATTTTGTCATCACTTGCATTTCACACTGATGGTGATTCACCACCACCCAGGCTATTCCTCTATAATTACAAGTACCCTGAAGTACCTCAAGAAAATTGTTTCTATTTAATATCCTAG